The Streptomyces sp. NBC_01276 genome contains the following window.
GTCGCGAACGACACCCTGACCTTCGAGATCTTCCCGCCGGAGATCGAGGACCTGTGGCTGCCGGTGCACGCCCTCCACCTGGTCGAGATGGGCATGCACCAGGGCCAGAACTGGAACCTGGAGGAACTGTCCACAGCCTGTGCGGAAGCGGGCCGGCACTCCTTCCTCCTGTCCGCGATGCCGGAACCCTTCGTCGGCGGGACCGGCACCCCGGTGGCCCCGGTGGCCATCCTCTGACCCCCGCGACAAGGGGCCCGCGGCCGATATTGCGTGGTGCGCGGCGACGGCGGGCCCTATCGTCCCGGCACGTGACCGACTGGACAGAGATCGAAGCCGCCGGCTGCCCCGCGCCCGCCGACCGCCCCCTGGAAGAACTGGTACGAGAGCTCTCCGAGGCCTTGGCGGACCCTGATCCGCGGATCCGGGACGGAGCCCCGTACTCCGTCCTCGCGTCCTGGATAACGGGCGGGGTGATCGGCGCGTCCCGGCGGCTGGAGCTGGGTGACGAGATGGCCGCCCGCTTCCGCCACCCGCAGGTCCAGGCCCGCACCTTCGCCCCCCTCGTCCTCGACATGCTCGTGGCCAGGGGGGACTTCAGGGCCGGCTGGGTGGACGCGTTCGAGCGCTGGTACCCCGCGGAGCAGGACCTGCGCGGCCACGACCCGGAGCTGGGCTGGCTCCACGCCGTCGCCCACGGGGCCGACCTGCTGGGCACGCTCGGAGGTCACCCCGAGGTGGACCCGGCGCGGATGCTGCACCTGGCCGCCGCCCGGCTGACGGCACCCACCGCCCACGTGTACGACCAGCTGGAGGACGACCGGCTGGCGCGGGGCGTCGCCCGCGTCCTCATCCGGCCGGACCTGGGCGAGGGCGACGCGACGGCGTGGCTGGACCCGATCGCCGCCGCGTTCGGCGCCGACAGCATCAGCACCCCGGTCCCCGCCCACATCAGCAACTGCCTGCGCACCCTGCGCCTGCTCTACGTCCTCGCGGACCGCGGCGCCCGCCCGGACCAGACGTCGCCCCGCACCCC
Protein-coding sequences here:
- a CDS encoding DUF2785 domain-containing protein — encoded protein: MTDWTEIEAAGCPAPADRPLEELVRELSEALADPDPRIRDGAPYSVLASWITGGVIGASRRLELGDEMAARFRHPQVQARTFAPLVLDMLVARGDFRAGWVDAFERWYPAEQDLRGHDPELGWLHAVAHGADLLGTLGGHPEVDPARMLHLAAARLTAPTAHVYDQLEDDRLARGVARVLIRPDLGEGDATAWLDPIAAAFGADSISTPVPAHISNCLRTLRLLYVLADRGARPDQTSPRTPLRHREALKSRLADTLDRIVKR